The Enterobacter asburiae genomic sequence TACGCCCTTGCCGTGCCGCCGCGCTTTGCGACGTCCGATCTTTTTGCCTCGATCCGCGCCGTAAAAGCGGGATTAGGGCTGGGATTTTTGCCGGAACTGTATATCCGGGAAGAGCTTGAGCGGGGAGAACTGGTGAGCGTCCTAAACGACTGGGCGCAGCCCTTTGCCGGGCTGCGCCTGTATTACCCCGGCCATCGCCACGTTCCGCCAGGGCTACGGGCGCTGGTGGCGATGATCCGCGAGCGCGGGATTATTCCAGGTTAGCCTTATTCAGCCCGTAAGCCGCGTCCAGCGAGCCGGGCGCCATGCGGGAGGTGATCCCCAGACGGTTCCAGGCGTTGATCGCCACAATGGCGAAGTTCAGCTCTGAAATCTCCACGTCCGAGAAGTGCTCCGACACGCTGCGGTACAGCGCGTCGCTCACGCCGTGAACGCCAATCTGGGTCAGCGCTTCGGTGAAGGCCAGCGCGGCTTTCTCGCGGGCGCTGAACAGCGGGGACTCGCGCCAGGCCGCCAGATGGTACAGGCGCAGCTCGCGCTCGCCGGCGATTTTGGCCTCTTTCGAGTGCATATCCAGGCAGAAGGTACAGCCGTTCAGCTGCGACACGCGAATGTCGATCAGGTGCTTCAACGTCGGGTCGATGGAGGTTTTTGCCACTTCCATGCTCAGGGCGGAAAGGGCGTTGGCGAGGGCAGGTGTAACTTTATGGTGGTTAACGCGAGTGCTCATTGTCTTTCCTCTTTTTGTGCGGCATGTGTCATGCGATGCGGTAAATCTACGCCGTTCATGACATAGTAAAAAGATACAAAAAGCGTGAAACGAGGTAGGACATGAAGCCGGGCTATCACGAGATTTATTCCCGCTATCGCGACAATATCACGCGCGGCGTGCTGAAGCCGGGCGATAAGGTGCCCGCCATCCGCATGCTGGCGGAAGAGCTGAAGGTGGCGCGTAAAACCGTCGAAACGGCGTACGCCATTCTGACGGGGGAAGGGTATCTGGTGAGCCAGGGCGCGCGCGGCACGCGGGTCAACCCGGATCTGCTGTTGCCGGATAAGAGTGCCCCTGCGGAACAGCCTACCGGTGCGCTTCCGGCATCGCTCATCAGCCAGCGCGAGCGGGCGGGGTTTCTGCGCCCCGGCATCCCGGCCCTCGACAGCTTTCCGTATAAAAAATGGCTGCTGCTGGCGGGCCATGCGACGCGCGCCATGCGTCAGGAGGAGATGCTCAACCCACCGGTGCTGGGCTGGTACCCGCTGCGCCAGGCCATCGCCAGCTATCTCAATATCTCACGCGGGCTGTCCTGCAGCGCCGAACAGGTGCTGATCACCAGCGGCTACAGCGGCAGCCTGCGGCTGATCCTCGACACCCTTGCCAGCCGCAGCGACAAGGTGGTGTTTGAAGATCCGGGCTATTTCATGGGCCAGCAGCTGCTCAAGCGGATCGTGCCGCGCCTGCACACGGTGCCGGTCGACCGTTCAGGTATCGACACGGAATACCTGCTCCGTCACCATCGCGACGCCCGTTTTGCCATCGTCACCCCGTCGCACCAGAGCCCGCTGGTGGTCACCCTCTCGCTGCCGCGCAAGCAGCAGCTGCTCGACTGGGCCAGCCAGAACGAGGCGTGGATCATTGAAGACGATTACGACGGGGAGTTTCACTACACCCGCAAAGTGCTGCCGTCGCTGAAAAGTCTCGACCAGCATGACCGGGTGATTTTTATGGGCACCTTCAGTAAAACCATCATGCCGTCGCTGCGCATGGGCTACGTGGTAATGCCCGCCAGCACCGTCGGGGCCTTTACCGACTGCGCGGACATTACCACCAGCGGCCAGCCGGTGCTGACGCAAAAGATCCTCACCGCGTTTCTCAACGAAGGGCATTTTTTCCGTCACCTGAAAAAGATGCGCGCGCTGTATCAGACCCGCCGCGACTGGATGATTGCCGCCCTGCGCGAGGTGTATGGCGATCTGTTTTTCACCGAGCAAAACGACGGCGGGATGCATATCGTGGCGTTTCTGACCAGAGGAAGCGGTGACCGGGAAGTGGCGCGCTGCTGGCAGGAACAGCAGCTGCAGGTGAATGCGCTTTCAGAGTGGTATCGCGGGTCGGGTAAACGCTACGGGCTGGTGATGGGCTATAACAACGTGCGGTCGTATCAGGAGGCGCTGGATTTACTGGAAAGGCCGAAGCGGCAGACGCTTGCGCTGTTGAGCTGAAATCGCCGGGTGGCGGCTACGCCTTACCCGGCCTACTCGATCCCGTAGGCCCGGTAAGCGTAGCGCCACCGGGCAATCCTATGCTCACACATCATACCGCGACAGCCCAACGTCCTTGAGCTGCTCGTCGCTCATCTGGCTCAGGATGCGGCGGGTACGGTTGATGCGATACCAGTTGCAGATCGTTTTGCCGATCCAGACAAACACAACGAACGGACGTTTTGAACGATTCTCATAGAATTCCATGATGCTCTCCTCACTGTACCAGTGGGGTTATCATCCTGGAAATCGGCCTGTGCAATACAGATGCAAAAACACCTTTTGTTTAACATACAGATCCGCTAAAACAGTATCTGCATGCCAATTTTTACGGCAATCTGTACTGGTTTTACAATCTGTATGGTGAAAACAAAGGATACAGCATGACGCGCTATCAACATCTCGCCAACCTTCTGGCAGAACGCATTGAACAAGGGCTGTATCGCAGCGGCGAACGTCTGCCGTCGGTGCGCACGCTGAGCCAGGAGCACGGCGTGAGCATCAGCACCATACAGCAGGCCTATCAGATCCTCGAAAACCTCCAGCTGATCACCCCTCAGCCGCGCTCCGGCTATTTTGTCTCGCAGCGCAAGGCCCAGCCGCCGGTTCCGGCCATGACGCGACCGGTGCAGCGCCCCGTGGACGTCACCCAGTGGGATGAGGTGATGATGCTGCTGGACGCCCGCGCCGACAAAGAGATGATCTCCTTTGGCGGCGGCTCGCCGGATATTAACCAGCCGAGCCTGAAGCCCCTGTGGCGCGAGATGAGCCGCATCGCGCAGCATAATCCGGGCGAAATGCTGAGCTATGACGTGCTTGACGGGCGCCTGGAGCTGCGCGAGCAGATCGCCCGCCTGATGCTGGACGGCGGCTCGACCGTGGCGGCGAACGAGATTGTCATCACCAACGGCTGCCACGGCGCGCTGTCGATCGCCCTGCTCTCGGTGTGCAAGCCGGGAGATATCGTGGCGGTAGAATCGCCGTCGTTTCACGGCACCATGCAGATGCTGCGCGGGTTTGACATCAAGGCGATTGAAATTCCCACCGATCCCGAGACCGGGATCAGCATCGAGGCGTTAGAGCTGGCGCTGGAGCAGTGGCCGATCAAGGCGGTGATCCTGGTGCCCAACTGCAATAACCCGCTCGGGTTTATCATGCCGGAAGCGCGAAAAAAGCAGGTGTTAGCCCTGGCCCAGCGGCACGATATCGTGATCGTGGAGGATGACATTTACGGCGAGCTGGCGGCGGAGTACCCGCGTCCGCGCACCATTCATTCGATGGATATCGACGGCCGCGTGATCCTCTGCAGTTCGTTTACCAAAACCGTGGCGCCGGGCCTGCGCGTCGGCTGGATTGTGCCGGGGCGCTATTACGACCGGGTGATGCACATGAAATACGCCGCGGGCGGGTTTAACGTGCCGGGCACGCAGATGGCGGTGGCGGCGTTTATTCGCGACGGCCATTACCATCGCCACGTGCGCCGTATGCGTCAGATTTATCAGCAGAATATGGAAACCTACACCTGCTGGGTGCGGCAGTATTTTCCGGCAGAGATTTGCGTCACGCGCCCGCAGGGCAGCTTCCTGCTGTGGATTGAGCTGCCGGAGAAGGTCGACATGGTGTGCGTCAGCAAGCAGCTGTGTCGGCTGAAGATCCAGGCCGCGGCCGGATCGCTGTTTTCCGCCTCCGGGAAGTACCGCAACTGTCTGCGGATCAACGTGGCGCTTCCGCCGACGGAGAAGAATCGCGAGGCGTTGAAGAAGATGGGTGAAGCGATTGTTATTGCGATGGAGGAGGGCTAGTGCGGCCTGATGCCCTCACCCCGGCCCTCTCCCACAGGGAGAGGGAGAAAACCGTGCCGCACTATTCGTCGAAGTACCAGTATCCCTGGTTAATCAGCCCGGTAAGCTCTTCAACAAACGCCGGGTTATTCAGCGCATCGCCCAGCTCGGCCTGACCGAGTTCGGTGTAGCGGCACAGCGCATCCGCCGCCTTCGCGTCTACCGTCTCCAGCTGTTCGCTGTTGATAAAGAAGCTGCCGTTGACGTTCAGCACGCGCAGGCCGCTCAGGCGGGACAGCGTTTCGCCGCCCTGCAGCGCGTCCAGCACCTCTTCCGGCGCGTACGGCGGCTCGGCGGCGGCGATATCCAGCTCGTGGCGCGGCGTCGAGACAAAGCTGCCGAACCATTTTGTGAAATCATCCGGCTTGCTAATCATGTCGAACATCATCTGGCGAATGCGATCGAGTTCGTACTGCTCCACGCGGCCCGGATGTTCGCGACAGGTCAGATCCGGATCGCTGTAGTGCTCGCCGCCCAGATCGTTTTCCAGCGCGTAATCGGCGAAGCTGCTGATCAGATCGCGACCGTTCGGCCCGCGGAAGCCGACGGAGTAGTTGAGCGCGGTCTCATGGGTAAAGCCGTCGTGCGGGAATCCAGGCGGGATGTAGAGGATATCGCCCGGTGCCAGATCTTCGTCGATGATCGGCTCGAACGGATCGACGTGCAGCAGCGCCGGATGCGGGCAGAACTGACGCATCGGCAGCTTGTCGCCCACGCGCCAGCGGCGGCTGCCCATCCCCTGAATGATAAACACGTCGTACTGATCGATATGCGGACCCACGCCGCCGCCCGGCACGGAGAAGGAGATCATCAGGTCGTCCAGACGCCAGTCCGGCAGGACGCGGAACGGACGCACCAGCTCCGCGGCAGGCATATGCCAGTGGTTCACCGCCTGCGCCAGCAGCGACCAGCCGGTTTCGCCCAGATCGTCAAAGTGCTCAAACGGACCATTGCTGGCCTGCCATTTGCCGTTGAAATGGCTCACCAGACGGCTATCGACTTCCGGCTCCATCGCCAGCCCTGCCAGCTCGTCCGGGGTAATCGGGTCGACAAAATTCGGGAAGGCATTTTTCAGCACTACGGGTTGTTTTTGCCAGTATTTCTCAAGAAATTCCGGCCAATTCAGGTTCAGTTGATACGCCATGGGTAGCACCAGTGAGAGGGGAAACAGGCGCGATTATAGGCAAGAAGGCGGAGGGGGAACTTGTCATGGGTCAAACGAGGGCGTGTAGGTCGGGTAAGGCGAAGCCGCCACCCGACTCAAACACGCCGCGAAAACTTAATCCAGCTTCAGCTCGTCATAATGGGTAATCAGTTTACCCACGATGCCGTAGTCCAGCGCTTCTGCCGGAGACATCCAGAAGTTGCGATCGGTGTCTTTTTTCACTTTTTCCAGCGGCTGGCCGGTGGCGTCGGCGATCAGCTTGTTCACGCGATCCAGCATGCGGATGATCTCGCGCGCTTCGATCTCAATATCCGTCGCCTGACCGCGCACGCCGCCCAGCGGCTGGTGGATCATAAAGCGGGTATTTGGCAGCGAGTAGCGGTGCTCTTTTTTCGCCGCCAGGAAGATGGTGATCCCGGCGCTCGCCACCCAGCCGGTGCCGATGACGTGCACTTCCGGGCGGATGAATTTGATGAAGTCGTGGATGGTATCGCCCGCTTCCACGTGGCCGCCCTGGCTGTTGATGTACAGCTTGATCGGATCGTTGCTGACGCTTTGCAGCAGGATCATCTGGGTGATAACCTTCTGCGCCAGCTCCTGGTTGATCTCACCGGAGATCACAATCGAACGGGACTCCAGCAGTTTTTGCTGCAGAGCGCCCGCGCCGTTTGACCCTTCCGCCTTTTCCTTGTCGCTTTCTTTCAGTGTGTAGTGCATTGTTATTTCCTCAGCTTGTAGCGCTCAAAACCAGAGTGTAGCCTGTTTTACCGGTGAAAGTCCTCACAGACAAATAACGAGGGAGCTTATGAATATTGCCCATGTCGCACTCTGGACCCGCAGCCTGAACGCCCAGGTTCAGTTCTGGGAAACGGTTTTTAATGGCCGCAGTAACGAACGCTACGTCAGTAAAAACCGTCCCGGTTTCGAATCACACTTTATTACGCTGGATGACGGGCCGACCATCGAGCTGATGACGCTGCCGGATCTGCCCGACGCCCCTGCGCACCCGGAGTTTATCGGCTGGGCGCATATCGCCATCAACGTCGGCAGCAAAGCGCAGGTCGACAGGATGGCCGAGCGGGCGCAGGCAAACGGCACGCTGCTCAGCGCCCCGCGCATGACCGGGGACGGCTTCTATGAAGCGGTAATTGCGGATCCGGACGGCAACCGCATCGAGCTTGTGGGTGCATAAAATCAGCGTTTCGTCGCTTAGCCGCCCCGGTCACGTATAGCTATACTTCATCTTCATACGGTTATCATATTGTTAAATGATAATGATAGTTAATGTGTTAAGATGAAAGTCAGCATAAACAGTCCCTTACGTAACCGGCGGGATTGTTTGCATCCTCGACATGTAAATCAGCACCGGGGCGGTGAATGGAACACATTGTGTATGTGGTTGATGACGATGACGCGGTCAGACAGTCCGTGATCGGGCTGCTGGATTCGGCGGACCTGAACGCCGTCGGCTTTTCATCGGCAGAAGCGTTTCTTCAACACCGCTTTGAAGAGCTCCCGTCGTGCGTGGTCCTCGATATGCAAATGCCCGCCATCTCGGGCTTTGAGGTGGCTGACGCCCTAAAGGACAGCGGGCGCGAGATCCCGATTATCTTTCTTACCGGCCACGGCACTATCCCGATGTCGGTGCGCGCCATTAAAGGCGGCGCGTACGAATTTCTCACCAAGCCCGTCGAATCCACCGCGCTTATCGACGCCATCGAGTCCGCGCTTGAGCTGGCGGAACACAACGCCGTGCGCAATAAAGAGCACTACGCCCTGAAGCAGCGCCACATGTCCCTCACCCCGCGCGAACACGAGGTGCTGACGCTGGCGATAAGCGGCATGCTGAACAAGCAGATTGCCGCCGAGCTGGGCGTCAGCGAGATCACGGTGAAGGTGCACCGTCGCCGCGTGATGGAGAAAATGCAGGTGCGCTCCGTGGCGGAGCTGGTCAGGGCCGTTGAGCGCCTGACCAATAGCCAGCCCGCGGAGTAACCTTTACCCTTCCTGCGCCGCCAGCGGCAGCGCAAACGCAAACACCGTGCCGTACGGCTCCCGGCGGCGCGCGCTCAGCTTCCCGCAGTGGCGCTCGATGATGCTGGCGCTGATGGTCAGCCCCATCCCCATCCCCTGCGCCTTGGTGGAGTAGAACGAGTCAAAAATCTGCTCCAGCCGCTCGGGCTCAATGCCGCTCCCGGTATCGGCGATCTCGACGACCACTCTCCCGTCCGCGTTGGCGGTGCTGAGGGTAATGGTTGTGGCGCGATCCTTCACCTCTGCCATTGCCTCTACCGCATTCATCACCAGGTTCAACAGCACCTGCTGGATCTGCACGCTATCGCCGGTGATAAAGCTGTCCTGCGCCTTTAACAGATAATCAACGCTAATGTGTCTCTGCTCCAGCTCGCTGCGCGAGAGCGTGATGATATGGTGGATCAGGTAGTGCATGTCGATGCGCGAGAAGGTGGGATCCTGCTTGCGCGTCAGGGACTGAATGCTGCGAATGATCTCCCCCGCCCGCGCGCCTTCCGCGGCGATCTCCTCCAGCCCTTCGCGCACTTTATCCAGCCGGGCGGGCTCGCGGTTGAGCCAGCGGAGGCTCGCCCCGGCGTTCGAGACGATCGACATCAGCGGCTGGTTGATCTCGTGGGCGATGGAGGAGGTC encodes the following:
- a CDS encoding carboxymuconolactone decarboxylase family protein — protein: MSTRVNHHKVTPALANALSALSMEVAKTSIDPTLKHLIDIRVSQLNGCTFCLDMHSKEAKIAGERELRLYHLAAWRESPLFSAREKAALAFTEALTQIGVHGVSDALYRSVSEHFSDVEISELNFAIVAINAWNRLGITSRMAPGSLDAAYGLNKANLE
- the pdxR gene encoding MocR-like pyridoxine biosynthesis transcription factor PdxR; protein product: MKPGYHEIYSRYRDNITRGVLKPGDKVPAIRMLAEELKVARKTVETAYAILTGEGYLVSQGARGTRVNPDLLLPDKSAPAEQPTGALPASLISQRERAGFLRPGIPALDSFPYKKWLLLAGHATRAMRQEEMLNPPVLGWYPLRQAIASYLNISRGLSCSAEQVLITSGYSGSLRLILDTLASRSDKVVFEDPGYFMGQQLLKRIVPRLHTVPVDRSGIDTEYLLRHHRDARFAIVTPSHQSPLVVTLSLPRKQQLLDWASQNEAWIIEDDYDGEFHYTRKVLPSLKSLDQHDRVIFMGTFSKTIMPSLRMGYVVMPASTVGAFTDCADITTSGQPVLTQKILTAFLNEGHFFRHLKKMRALYQTRRDWMIAALREVYGDLFFTEQNDGGMHIVAFLTRGSGDREVARCWQEQQLQVNALSEWYRGSGKRYGLVMGYNNVRSYQEALDLLERPKRQTLALLS
- a CDS encoding DUF1127 domain-containing protein, giving the protein MEFYENRSKRPFVVFVWIGKTICNWYRINRTRRILSQMSDEQLKDVGLSRYDV
- a CDS encoding aminotransferase-like domain-containing protein — protein: MTRYQHLANLLAERIEQGLYRSGERLPSVRTLSQEHGVSISTIQQAYQILENLQLITPQPRSGYFVSQRKAQPPVPAMTRPVQRPVDVTQWDEVMMLLDARADKEMISFGGGSPDINQPSLKPLWREMSRIAQHNPGEMLSYDVLDGRLELREQIARLMLDGGSTVAANEIVITNGCHGALSIALLSVCKPGDIVAVESPSFHGTMQMLRGFDIKAIEIPTDPETGISIEALELALEQWPIKAVILVPNCNNPLGFIMPEARKKQVLALAQRHDIVIVEDDIYGELAAEYPRPRTIHSMDIDGRVILCSSFTKTVAPGLRVGWIVPGRYYDRVMHMKYAAGGFNVPGTQMAVAAFIRDGHYHRHVRRMRQIYQQNMETYTCWVRQYFPAEICVTRPQGSFLLWIELPEKVDMVCVSKQLCRLKIQAAAGSLFSASGKYRNCLRINVALPPTEKNREALKKMGEAIVIAMEEG
- a CDS encoding ribosomal protein uL16 3-hydroxylase; amino-acid sequence: MAYQLNLNWPEFLEKYWQKQPVVLKNAFPNFVDPITPDELAGLAMEPEVDSRLVSHFNGKWQASNGPFEHFDDLGETGWSLLAQAVNHWHMPAAELVRPFRVLPDWRLDDLMISFSVPGGGVGPHIDQYDVFIIQGMGSRRWRVGDKLPMRQFCPHPALLHVDPFEPIIDEDLAPGDILYIPPGFPHDGFTHETALNYSVGFRGPNGRDLISSFADYALENDLGGEHYSDPDLTCREHPGRVEQYELDRIRQMMFDMISKPDDFTKWFGSFVSTPRHELDIAAAEPPYAPEEVLDALQGGETLSRLSGLRVLNVNGSFFINSEQLETVDAKAADALCRYTELGQAELGDALNNPAFVEELTGLINQGYWYFDE
- a CDS encoding ATP-dependent Clp protease proteolytic subunit, giving the protein MHYTLKESDKEKAEGSNGAGALQQKLLESRSIVISGEINQELAQKVITQMILLQSVSNDPIKLYINSQGGHVEAGDTIHDFIKFIRPEVHVIGTGWVASAGITIFLAAKKEHRYSLPNTRFMIHQPLGGVRGQATDIEIEAREIIRMLDRVNKLIADATGQPLEKVKKDTDRNFWMSPAEALDYGIVGKLITHYDELKLD
- a CDS encoding VOC family protein, producing MNIAHVALWTRSLNAQVQFWETVFNGRSNERYVSKNRPGFESHFITLDDGPTIELMTLPDLPDAPAHPEFIGWAHIAINVGSKAQVDRMAERAQANGTLLSAPRMTGDGFYEAVIADPDGNRIELVGA
- a CDS encoding response regulator transcription factor, whose protein sequence is MEHIVYVVDDDDAVRQSVIGLLDSADLNAVGFSSAEAFLQHRFEELPSCVVLDMQMPAISGFEVADALKDSGREIPIIFLTGHGTIPMSVRAIKGGAYEFLTKPVESTALIDAIESALELAEHNAVRNKEHYALKQRHMSLTPREHEVLTLAISGMLNKQIAAELGVSEITVKVHRRRVMEKMQVRSVAELVRAVERLTNSQPAE